The following are encoded together in the Adhaeribacter arboris genome:
- a CDS encoding c-type cytochrome encodes MKNLKILKNSGFNWLLTGLILLGAACTRSPTANKSSATAVVPSTQVTKADSENWPTSFGFGKPATAQEIALLDIDVRPDGKGLPGGSGTVLAGKAVYAVKCAACHGKTGVEGPNNRLVSVVETDAAGTENNKEKTIGNYWPYATTLFDYIRRAMPFNAPGSLTNEEVYALTAFLLNANKIIPAEAFMNAETLPKVVMPAQKLFVPDDRKGGPEVR; translated from the coding sequence ATGAAAAATTTAAAAATTTTAAAAAATTCGGGCTTCAACTGGCTTTTAACCGGACTGATTTTGCTAGGAGCAGCCTGTACCCGTTCCCCAACAGCAAATAAATCTTCTGCCACTGCTGTTGTTCCATCAACCCAAGTAACAAAAGCTGATTCAGAAAATTGGCCGACTAGCTTTGGTTTTGGGAAACCGGCCACTGCTCAGGAAATAGCCTTATTGGACATAGATGTGCGGCCCGATGGCAAAGGATTACCTGGCGGCTCCGGAACGGTACTGGCCGGTAAGGCCGTTTACGCCGTGAAATGTGCGGCGTGTCACGGAAAAACCGGAGTGGAAGGACCTAATAACCGCCTGGTTTCGGTTGTGGAAACCGATGCTGCCGGAACCGAGAATAATAAAGAAAAAACTATTGGCAATTACTGGCCTTACGCCACCACCTTGTTCGACTACATTCGCCGGGCCATGCCGTTTAACGCTCCCGGTTCTTTAACCAACGAAGAAGTGTATGCCTTAACGGCTTTTCTGCTCAACGCGAATAAAATTATTCCCGCGGAAGCCTTCATGAACGCCGAAACTTTACCCAAAGTAGTGATGCCGGCGCAAAAGCTTTTTGTGCCCGACGACCGAAAAGGTGGTCCGGAAGTTCGTTAA